Proteins from a genomic interval of Thermus neutrinimicus:
- a CDS encoding Maf family protein, whose protein sequence is MAGRATPLVLTLASGSPRRRALLEALGFPLRVVPPRVEETGADLPQDPRELALALALRKGEEVLGEWVLAADTVVDLDGQVLGKPKDRGENHLFLRLLSGRTHRVHTAIYLRTPQDLVVEVHTTQVRFRPLSEEEIAWYVQSGEGLDKAGGYGAQGLGMALLEGIEGDFYTVVGLPVARVFALLWERGFRP, encoded by the coding sequence ATGGCGGGAAGGGCAACCCCTTTAGTGCTCACCCTGGCCTCGGGAAGCCCTAGGCGCAGGGCCCTCCTCGAGGCCCTGGGCTTTCCCCTAAGGGTGGTGCCCCCAAGGGTGGAGGAAACCGGAGCCGACCTTCCCCAGGACCCCAGGGAGTTGGCCCTAGCCCTAGCCCTGCGCAAGGGAGAGGAGGTACTGGGGGAGTGGGTGCTGGCGGCGGACACCGTGGTGGACCTGGACGGCCAGGTCCTCGGCAAGCCCAAGGATCGGGGGGAAAACCACCTCTTCCTCCGCCTCCTTTCCGGCAGAACCCACCGGGTCCACACCGCCATCTACCTGCGCACCCCTCAGGACCTGGTGGTGGAGGTGCACACCACCCAAGTCCGCTTCCGCCCCCTTTCCGAGGAGGAGATCGCCTGGTACGTGCAGAGCGGAGAAGGCCTGGACAAGGCAGGGGGCTACGGGGCCCAAGGCCTGGGAATGGCCCTCCTGGAGGGAATCGAGGGGGATTTCTACACGGTGGTGGGCCTGCCCGTGGCCCGGGTCTTCGCCCTGCTTTGGGAAAGGGGGTTTAGGCCGTGA
- a CDS encoding transglycosylase domain-containing protein, with product MRVLRFLFLLLAGLLGGLGLALGYLAYAYTRDLPDLSQFDRLRLTATSTLYARDGTPLAQIASVEEGRAIHRSLVRLTEVSPAAVAAVVFSEDRRFFRHYGVDFVRLLGALYAILRGDLQGGSTITTQVIKNTLLKELAQTRSLERKFKEWALALELERRYTKEEILEMYLNVVPWGGNAVGIKGAAEAYFGKDPAALTLAEGLYLASLIPAPNARYQDLKGVRERMRLLLDQMVAEGWVSREVAEAAWREPLAPKGWEVRYDGEGNLLEARLVDPEARILRQLDYRMAPHFVLEVRRFLEARFGKEKVYGEGGLKVYTTLDPVMQRAAEAAAKGARLPEGAELAMVGLDPETGEVLALVGGVRREGDEYNRATRALRNPGSAVKPFVYATAFEEGWTQATLVPDRPLEFPDPSQKGGVWRPKNFSGTFLHREITVRYALDLSLNLPAIYTAQAIGVEKVARKLSQAGFAVKYPTLAIAIGGASITPVDLAAAYAAFANGGYRVTPIYVRRVEDAQGQVLYQAIPERRRLFDPLVAYQGWDLLKGYVYDLGEKGLAKGARIPGRVVGGKTGTTNEARDLWFAGVTQGLSAVVWVGRDDNKPLRMGGREPSSSVVNPPIWREFVAGALRGRPGGDFSPPAGLVQAEMDLLSGQPSQGGIRAWFPQGKVPVALPQASPSQGAGPLREAPPAGIGSMNHPPDSNEEAFPAPPPGQ from the coding sequence GTGCGGGTGCTCCGCTTCCTCTTCCTTTTGCTGGCCGGCCTTTTGGGGGGATTGGGCCTGGCCTTGGGCTACCTGGCCTATGCCTACACCCGCGACCTTCCCGACCTCTCCCAGTTTGATCGGTTGCGCCTCACCGCCACCTCCACCCTCTATGCCCGGGACGGTACCCCCTTGGCCCAGATCGCCAGCGTGGAGGAGGGAAGGGCCATTCACCGGAGCCTGGTGCGGCTTACCGAGGTGTCCCCGGCGGCGGTGGCGGCGGTGGTCTTTTCCGAGGACCGCCGGTTTTTCCGGCACTACGGGGTGGATTTCGTGCGCCTTCTAGGGGCCCTCTACGCCATCCTTCGGGGGGATCTCCAAGGAGGAAGCACCATCACCACCCAGGTGATCAAGAACACCCTCCTCAAGGAGCTGGCCCAGACCCGTTCCCTGGAACGCAAGTTCAAGGAGTGGGCCTTGGCCCTCGAGCTGGAGAGGCGCTACACCAAGGAGGAGATCCTGGAGATGTACCTGAACGTGGTGCCCTGGGGAGGCAACGCCGTGGGCATCAAGGGGGCAGCGGAGGCCTATTTCGGCAAGGACCCTGCCGCCTTGACCCTGGCGGAAGGCCTCTACCTGGCCTCCCTGATCCCGGCCCCCAACGCCCGGTACCAGGACCTGAAGGGGGTGCGGGAGCGGATGCGCCTGCTTTTGGACCAGATGGTGGCCGAAGGCTGGGTGAGCCGGGAGGTGGCCGAGGCCGCCTGGCGGGAGCCCCTTGCCCCCAAGGGGTGGGAGGTGCGCTACGACGGGGAGGGAAACCTCCTGGAGGCCAGGCTGGTGGATCCCGAGGCCCGCATCCTCAGGCAACTGGACTATCGGATGGCCCCCCATTTCGTCCTCGAGGTGCGCCGCTTCCTCGAGGCCCGCTTCGGAAAGGAAAAGGTCTACGGTGAGGGGGGGCTTAAGGTGTACACCACCTTGGACCCGGTCATGCAACGGGCAGCGGAGGCTGCGGCCAAGGGGGCCAGGCTTCCCGAGGGGGCAGAGCTGGCCATGGTGGGCCTGGACCCCGAGACGGGGGAGGTGCTGGCCCTGGTGGGGGGGGTAAGGAGGGAGGGGGATGAGTACAACCGGGCCACCCGGGCCCTGCGCAATCCTGGGAGTGCGGTGAAACCCTTTGTCTACGCCACCGCCTTTGAGGAGGGCTGGACCCAGGCCACCTTGGTTCCCGACCGCCCCCTGGAGTTTCCCGATCCCAGCCAGAAGGGGGGCGTATGGCGGCCCAAGAACTTCTCCGGTACCTTTCTCCACCGGGAGATCACGGTGCGCTATGCCCTGGACCTCTCCCTCAACCTGCCCGCCATCTACACCGCCCAGGCCATAGGGGTGGAGAAGGTGGCGAGAAAACTCTCCCAGGCGGGTTTTGCGGTGAAGTATCCCACCCTGGCCATCGCCATCGGGGGAGCCTCCATCACCCCGGTGGACCTGGCGGCAGCCTATGCCGCCTTCGCCAATGGGGGCTACCGGGTCACCCCCATATACGTGAGGCGGGTGGAGGACGCTCAGGGCCAGGTGCTCTACCAGGCCATTCCGGAAAGGCGGAGGCTCTTTGATCCCCTGGTGGCCTACCAGGGGTGGGACCTCCTGAAGGGATATGTCTACGACCTGGGGGAAAAGGGCCTGGCCAAGGGGGCCCGCATCCCCGGGCGGGTGGTGGGGGGAAAGACCGGGACCACCAACGAGGCCCGGGATCTGTGGTTCGCTGGGGTCACCCAGGGGCTTTCCGCGGTGGTCTGGGTGGGCCGGGATGACAACAAGCCCTTGCGCATGGGAGGAAGGGAGCCTTCCAGCTCCGTGGTCAACCCTCCCATCTGGCGGGAGTTCGTGGCGGGGGCCTTGCGGGGACGGCCTGGGGGGGATTTCTCCCCCCCTGCGGGCCTTGTGCAGGCGGAGATGGATCTCCTTTCAGGCCAGCCCTCCCAGGGGGGGATAAGGGCTTGGTTCCCTCAGGGGAAGGTACCCGTGGCCCTCCCGCAGGCTTCGCCTTCGCAGGGAGCTGGGCCTCTTCGGGAAGCCCCACCGGCTGGGATAGGGTCCATGAACCATCCCCCGGATTCTAACGAGGAGGCTTTCCCTGCCCCCCCACCCGGGCAGTGA
- a CDS encoding fructosamine kinase family protein, producing MDFRKLLERAGLEAKGSPQALYGGDISRVYRLGDYVVKTAPNPPIGLFPAEARGLRALAERGVRVPRVFLAAEEGLVLEYLPEGPPDWEGLARMLAGLHRQREALYWAEAGFLGTFALPGGEGRDWTEFFFLRCIEPLLQATWDRLEGLGPKVEALFQRPLPTEGPAPLHGDLWHGNLRFTPEGPALLDPSFFVGERGVDLAMMRLFGGFPQAFWQAYQALYPIPKEVEEALTRYQVYYLLAHVHFFGKGYLGSLWKAISAS from the coding sequence ATGGACTTCAGAAAACTCCTTGAACGGGCGGGGCTTGAGGCCAAGGGTTCGCCCCAAGCCCTATACGGCGGGGACATTTCCCGGGTGTACCGCCTGGGGGACTATGTGGTGAAGACGGCGCCAAACCCTCCCATAGGCCTCTTCCCCGCGGAAGCCCGGGGGCTTAGGGCCTTAGCCGAGCGGGGGGTACGGGTTCCCCGGGTATTCCTCGCGGCCGAAGAGGGGTTGGTCTTGGAATATTTGCCGGAGGGGCCGCCCGATTGGGAGGGCCTAGCCCGCATGCTGGCGGGTCTACACCGCCAGCGCGAAGCCCTCTATTGGGCGGAGGCGGGGTTTTTAGGCACCTTTGCCCTGCCGGGTGGGGAAGGGAGGGACTGGACAGAGTTCTTCTTCTTGCGGTGCATAGAGCCTCTCCTGCAGGCTACTTGGGACCGCCTCGAGGGCCTTGGGCCTAAGGTGGAGGCCCTCTTCCAAAGGCCCTTACCCACCGAGGGCCCTGCACCCCTACATGGGGATCTTTGGCATGGCAACCTCCGCTTTACCCCGGAGGGGCCTGCCCTCTTGGATCCTTCCTTCTTCGTGGGGGAACGGGGGGTGGACCTAGCCATGATGCGCCTTTTTGGAGGGTTTCCCCAGGCTTTCTGGCAGGCCTACCAGGCTCTTTACCCCATCCCGAAGGAGGTGGAGGAGGCCCTGACCCGGTACCAGGTTTACTACCTCCTGGCCCACGTCCACTTCTTCGGCAAGGGGTACCTAGGTTCTCTATGGAAGGCGATTTCCGCCTCCTAG
- the deoC gene encoding deoxyribose-phosphate aldolase, whose protein sequence is MDLAAHIDHTLLKPTATPEEILKVAEEALEYGFFGLCIPPSYIPLVRERYPHAPFRLVTVVGFPLGYPAKEVKALEAALALAQGADEVDMVIHLGRASAGDYAYIEEEVRAVRQAAPKAVLKVILETGHFAPEALGSLAEAAIRGGADFLKTSTGFGPRGASLEDVELLVRVARGRAQVKAAGGIRDREAAIKLLEAGATRLGTSSGVALVKGESGNGY, encoded by the coding sequence ATGGACCTGGCCGCCCACATCGACCACACCCTCTTAAAACCCACCGCCACCCCGGAAGAGATCCTGAAGGTGGCGGAGGAAGCCTTGGAATACGGGTTTTTCGGCCTCTGCATCCCCCCGTCCTACATCCCCTTGGTGCGGGAGCGTTACCCCCATGCCCCTTTTCGCCTGGTGACCGTGGTGGGCTTTCCCCTAGGCTACCCAGCCAAGGAGGTCAAGGCCCTCGAGGCGGCCTTGGCCCTTGCCCAAGGGGCCGATGAGGTGGATATGGTGATCCACCTGGGCCGAGCCTCCGCCGGAGATTACGCCTACATCGAGGAGGAGGTCCGCGCCGTGCGCCAGGCGGCACCCAAGGCGGTGCTCAAGGTGATTCTGGAAACAGGCCACTTCGCCCCTGAGGCCCTGGGCAGCCTGGCCGAGGCGGCCATCCGGGGCGGGGCCGACTTTTTGAAAACCTCCACCGGCTTTGGACCCCGGGGGGCCAGCCTGGAGGACGTGGAGCTCCTGGTCCGGGTGGCCCGGGGCCGGGCCCAGGTGAAGGCGGCGGGAGGCATCCGCGACCGAGAGGCCGCCATCAAGCTCCTCGAGGCGGGGGCCACAAGGCTGGGCACCTCCAGCGGGGTGGCCTTAGTGAAAGGGGAGAGCGGGAATGGGTACTAA
- the mreC gene encoding rod shape-determining protein MreC, with protein MREVALRRGLFLLLLALGLAMAALTRPLAPRLSLTLSPLTAPLPALGHRLGQNLRAALTALLDRQDLYAENRALKAQLAQLESENRRLRLEVERLSRALKVQASQAPGVVAVAPVVGEDLSGLYRRLLLGLGERDGLRVGMPVTAPEGLVGLVVEVEERRALVRTLLDPESQVGVRPEKTPGRGVARGVPPDHLVAEFPPTVKVAPGDLLLTGAPLGLFPDGIPVGRVERLERVQGGLKLRAWVKPLVELSLLEEVIVLRPL; from the coding sequence GTGAGGGAAGTGGCCCTTCGGCGGGGGCTCTTCCTCCTCCTCCTGGCCCTGGGCCTGGCCATGGCGGCCTTAACGCGCCCCCTTGCCCCCCGCCTAAGCCTTACCCTTTCCCCCCTCACCGCGCCCCTGCCGGCCCTGGGCCACCGCCTGGGGCAGAACCTAAGGGCCGCCCTGACCGCCCTCCTTGACCGCCAAGACCTCTATGCGGAGAACCGAGCCCTAAAAGCCCAGCTGGCCCAGCTGGAAAGCGAAAACCGGAGGCTTCGCCTCGAGGTGGAACGCCTCTCCCGGGCCCTCAAGGTGCAGGCCTCGCAGGCCCCAGGGGTGGTGGCGGTGGCCCCGGTGGTGGGGGAGGACCTCTCCGGCCTTTACCGCCGGCTCCTCCTGGGCCTTGGGGAGCGGGATGGCCTCCGGGTGGGCATGCCGGTGACCGCCCCGGAAGGGCTGGTGGGGCTTGTCGTGGAGGTGGAGGAACGCCGGGCCCTGGTGCGCACCCTCTTGGATCCGGAAAGCCAGGTGGGAGTACGGCCGGAAAAGACCCCAGGACGGGGAGTGGCCCGGGGTGTTCCCCCTGACCACCTGGTGGCGGAGTTTCCCCCCACGGTCAAGGTGGCCCCGGGCGATCTGCTCCTCACCGGGGCTCCCTTGGGCCTTTTCCCAGACGGGATCCCCGTGGGCCGGGTGGAACGCCTCGAGCGCGTCCAGGGCGGCCTAAAGCTACGGGCCTGGGTCAAGCCCCTGGTGGAGCTTTCCCTCCTGGAGGAGGTAATCGTGCTGAGGCCCTTATGA
- a CDS encoding response regulator → MATDYPGLLLLSRNDALRAYVDLVLSERGIPVRHFDLAREGLFWLVDHTPRYVLLDQDLDVDPFAVAARIRHVRRLKEVPLAVLIEPTEKHRTTAQVVRVKAIEKPLTRDKLYRFLGLGEAHVN, encoded by the coding sequence GTGGCGACGGATTACCCGGGGCTTCTCCTATTAAGCCGCAACGATGCCCTGCGGGCCTATGTGGATCTGGTGCTTTCCGAGCGGGGCATCCCTGTCCGCCACTTTGACCTGGCCCGGGAAGGCCTTTTTTGGCTTGTGGACCACACGCCCAGGTATGTGCTTTTGGACCAAGACCTGGACGTGGATCCCTTTGCCGTGGCCGCCCGCATCCGGCATGTGCGCCGGCTTAAGGAGGTGCCCTTGGCGGTGCTGATAGAGCCCACCGAGAAGCACCGGACCACCGCCCAAGTGGTGCGGGTGAAGGCCATAGAGAAGCCCCTCACCCGGGACAAGCTCTACCGCTTTTTGGGGTTGGGGGAGGCCCATGTAAACTGA
- the ychF gene encoding redox-regulated ATPase YchF produces the protein MLAVGIVGLPNVGKSTLFNALTRAGALAANYPFATIDKNVGVVSLEDERLYALQEVFAKGGRKPPIVPTHVEFVDIAGLVKGAHRGEGLGNQFLAHIREVAAIAHVLRCFPDPDVVHVMGRVDPLEDAEVVETELLLADLATWERRLERLRKEARANRDLAPTLEVAEALHAHLQGGKPARTFPWDGQEGKDTELRRLLKETPLLTAKPVIYVANVGEEDLPEGEGNPHVQAVREKATAEGAEVVVVSARLEAELAELSKEEAKELLAAYGLRESGLQRLAQAGYRALGLITFFTAGEKEVRAWTVRRGTKAPEAAGEIHSDMERGFIRAEVISWEKLVEAGGWAKAKERGWVRLEGREYEVQDGDVLYVLFNV, from the coding sequence ATGCTGGCTGTGGGAATCGTCGGTCTGCCCAACGTGGGCAAGTCCACCCTCTTTAACGCCCTCACCCGGGCTGGGGCTTTGGCGGCCAACTACCCCTTCGCCACCATTGACAAGAACGTGGGCGTGGTATCCCTGGAGGACGAGAGGCTTTACGCCTTGCAGGAGGTGTTTGCCAAGGGGGGTCGGAAGCCCCCCATCGTCCCCACCCACGTGGAGTTTGTGGACATCGCTGGCTTGGTCAAGGGGGCCCATAGGGGGGAAGGCCTGGGCAACCAGTTTCTGGCCCACATCCGCGAGGTGGCGGCCATCGCCCACGTGCTCCGCTGTTTTCCCGACCCCGATGTGGTGCACGTGATGGGCCGGGTGGATCCCCTGGAGGATGCCGAGGTGGTGGAAACCGAGCTCCTCCTCGCAGACCTCGCCACCTGGGAAAGGCGGCTTGAGCGGCTGAGAAAGGAAGCCCGGGCCAACCGCGACCTGGCCCCCACCCTCGAGGTGGCGGAGGCCCTTCACGCCCACCTTCAGGGGGGAAAGCCTGCCCGCACCTTTCCCTGGGACGGGCAGGAGGGGAAGGATACCGAGCTTCGCCGCCTCCTCAAGGAAACCCCCCTCCTCACCGCTAAGCCGGTGATCTACGTGGCCAACGTGGGCGAGGAGGACCTGCCTGAGGGGGAGGGTAACCCCCACGTCCAAGCGGTGCGGGAAAAGGCCACGGCCGAGGGGGCAGAGGTGGTGGTGGTTTCCGCCCGGCTGGAGGCGGAGCTGGCCGAGCTTTCAAAGGAGGAGGCAAAGGAGCTCCTTGCCGCCTATGGCCTAAGGGAGAGCGGCCTCCAGCGCCTGGCCCAGGCGGGGTATAGGGCGCTTGGCCTCATCACCTTCTTCACCGCCGGGGAAAAGGAGGTGCGGGCCTGGACGGTGCGCCGGGGAACCAAGGCCCCAGAGGCGGCGGGGGAGATCCACTCCGACATGGAGAGGGGCTTTATCCGGGCCGAGGTCATCTCCTGGGAAAAGCTGGTGGAGGCTGGGGGATGGGCCAAGGCCAAGGAGCGGGGTTGGGTGCGCCTCGAGGGCAGGGAGTACGAGGTTCAGGATGGGGATGTCCTCTACGTTCTCTTCAACGTGTGA
- a CDS encoding phospholipase D-like domain-containing protein: MGTKRRREKPTLGGLPGYLLLLVILLLWLFQELRPGPPSPPPQAEAGGAEVYFMPREGEAAKARLIALMDGAKESLEGAFYEFRDLEIAKALFRAKERGVRVRLYGESDYRSDFRRYLVGGALGQGGNTPRVPQEALRQRVKPLSLDCEEIVGIPVCFDEREGFMHHKFLVVDGQVVWTGSTNMTWNAFAQNNENSLLLPSAALAQGYAREFAALFGGTKEGLGEPLAFSLSPEKGIAAQGTAYFSPKGGALARQALLERLRAARKEILVAAFVLTDREVVEALVQAHRKGVGVQVLLETRNLKDSREDELLRAGVAVRKDGNPYTLHHKVMVIDGAFVVTGSYNFTARAWQVNNENLLILQSPGLAERYREEILRLWREGQPL; this comes from the coding sequence ATGGGTACTAAAAGGCGGCGGGAAAAGCCCACCCTGGGCGGGCTTCCCGGCTATTTGCTCCTCCTGGTCATCCTCCTCCTCTGGCTTTTCCAGGAGCTCCGCCCAGGCCCCCCTTCCCCTCCCCCTCAGGCGGAAGCGGGGGGCGCGGAGGTCTACTTCATGCCCCGGGAAGGGGAGGCCGCCAAGGCCCGGCTCATCGCCCTCATGGACGGGGCCAAGGAGAGCCTGGAGGGGGCCTTCTATGAGTTCCGCGACCTGGAGATCGCCAAGGCCTTGTTCAGGGCCAAGGAGCGAGGGGTGAGGGTCAGGCTCTACGGGGAAAGCGACTACCGAAGCGATTTCCGCCGCTACCTGGTGGGGGGCGCCCTGGGCCAAGGGGGAAACACCCCCAGGGTACCCCAGGAAGCCCTGAGGCAACGGGTCAAGCCCCTATCCCTGGACTGTGAAGAGATCGTGGGCATCCCCGTTTGCTTTGACGAACGGGAAGGCTTCATGCACCACAAGTTCTTGGTGGTGGACGGACAGGTGGTGTGGACGGGAAGCACCAACATGACCTGGAACGCTTTTGCTCAAAACAACGAAAACAGCCTCCTTTTGCCCTCTGCCGCCTTGGCCCAAGGCTACGCCCGGGAGTTTGCCGCCCTTTTTGGCGGAACCAAGGAGGGTTTAGGGGAACCGCTAGCCTTCAGCCTTTCCCCGGAAAAGGGCATAGCGGCGCAGGGTACCGCCTACTTCAGCCCCAAAGGGGGTGCCCTGGCCCGACAAGCTCTTCTGGAAAGGCTTAGGGCTGCCAGGAAGGAGATCCTGGTGGCCGCCTTCGTGCTCACGGACCGGGAGGTGGTGGAGGCTTTGGTCCAGGCCCACAGGAAAGGGGTGGGGGTACAGGTCCTTCTGGAAACCCGCAACCTAAAGGATAGCCGGGAAGACGAGCTCCTACGGGCCGGGGTGGCGGTGCGCAAGGATGGCAACCCCTACACCCTGCACCACAAGGTGATGGTCATCGACGGCGCCTTCGTGGTCACGGGAAGCTACAACTTCACCGCCAGGGCGTGGCAGGTGAACAACGAAAACCTCCTGATCCTGCAAAGCCCCGGCTTGGCGGAGCGCTACCGGGAGGAGATCCTAAGGCTATGGCGGGAAGGGCAACCCCTTTAG
- a CDS encoding RNA methyltransferase produces the protein MERVRIVLVEPQEPMNVGAVARAMRNFGLSRLYLVKPSPRVGPPWAREAYWLAVHAEEVLDRAVAVESLGEALEGVSFVVATTGRPRELYPAPVVPAREVPAHVLSVKGEVALVFGRETFGLTNEELDLAHLIGTIPTAPEQPSLNLAQAVVVFAYELYQAWLGESGGASREELADVAALEGFFTDLGRYVLEIGFTDEHRHPYAMRRLRRIFHKARLSPGEVQLLRGLLHQSRYAVASSLKKEGTKGKDG, from the coding sequence TTGGAACGCGTGCGCATCGTCTTGGTGGAACCCCAGGAGCCCATGAACGTGGGTGCCGTGGCCCGGGCCATGCGGAACTTTGGCCTTTCGCGGCTTTACCTGGTGAAGCCTTCGCCCCGGGTGGGCCCTCCCTGGGCCCGGGAGGCCTACTGGCTGGCGGTGCATGCCGAGGAGGTGCTGGACCGGGCGGTGGCGGTGGAAAGCCTTGGGGAGGCCCTCGAGGGGGTGAGCTTCGTGGTGGCCACCACGGGAAGACCCCGCGAGCTCTACCCGGCCCCGGTGGTGCCGGCCCGGGAGGTACCGGCCCACGTGCTTTCCGTGAAGGGGGAGGTGGCTTTGGTCTTCGGTCGGGAAACCTTTGGCCTCACCAACGAGGAGTTAGACCTGGCCCATCTCATCGGCACCATCCCCACCGCTCCCGAGCAGCCTTCCCTAAACCTGGCCCAGGCGGTGGTGGTCTTTGCCTATGAGCTTTACCAGGCCTGGCTAGGGGAAAGCGGTGGGGCATCCAGGGAGGAACTGGCGGACGTGGCGGCCCTGGAGGGATTCTTCACCGATTTGGGGCGGTATGTATTGGAGATCGGGTTCACGGACGAACACCGTCACCCTTACGCCATGCGCCGCCTGCGCCGCATCTTCCACAAGGCCCGGCTTTCCCCGGGGGAGGTGCAGCTTCTCAGGGGGCTTCTGCACCAAAGCCGGTATGCGGTGGCCTCCTCCCTGAAAAAGGAGGGAACGAAGGGAAAGGATGGCTAG
- a CDS encoding low molecular weight protein-tyrosine-phosphatase — protein MGGMDRPVRVLFVCLGNICRSPLAEGAFRKLIGERSLEARFEVDSAGTGAWHAGEPMDPRARKVLEREGAYFPHVARQMTREDALRYDHILVMDRENLEEVERRFPEAKGKVRLLLDYLGGGEVPDPYYGDLEDCQEVYWMVEAAVRAFLDRLLEEDGLQKTP, from the coding sequence ATGGGAGGCATGGACCGTCCCGTACGGGTGCTCTTCGTCTGCTTAGGGAATATCTGCCGAAGCCCCCTGGCGGAAGGGGCCTTTCGCAAGCTCATTGGGGAGCGGAGCCTCGAGGCCCGGTTTGAGGTGGATTCCGCGGGCACGGGGGCTTGGCACGCCGGGGAGCCCATGGATCCCCGGGCCCGCAAGGTGCTGGAGCGGGAGGGGGCCTACTTCCCCCATGTGGCCCGGCAGATGACCCGGGAGGATGCCCTCCGCTATGACCACATCCTGGTGATGGACCGGGAGAACCTTGAGGAGGTAGAAAGGCGTTTCCCCGAGGCCAAGGGGAAGGTACGCCTCCTCCTGGACTACCTGGGCGGGGGGGAGGTGCCGGACCCGTACTATGGGGACCTGGAGGACTGCCAAGAGGTCTACTGGATGGTGGAGGCCGCGGTCAGGGCCTTTCTGGACCGCCTTCTGGAGGAGGATGGACTTCAGAAAACTCCTTGA
- a CDS encoding sensor histidine kinase, protein MASHSLYRLVRLAQRLLPPLIASVVVVFELALLPYRHVDSLLWLRLGFYGLVGPLVTYAVLEWIAQETLEKVRAERALEEANRRLLAAGRVFREALESENLEEAVSRIARALGETLGYPVALEAEGVHAGEECGGMRVELPGLRGYLEACSPEPERVFLEVLAHEVAGALQSVVARSRDRLTLFEVDQALKAEANLDRLLEGLLERIQAWAEAEGGGVLLMDEEGFLVPRVVRNLALPSHPFLPDGVWKGSLEGPVFVEEDTLALPLKARETVGVLVLKGKGLSRRIPFLSFLASQVALAVRNAQAYLRAEELAINEERTRIAREIHDGIAQSLAFMALKLDLAERLLPKDQEAALKALAEVKETLRAQIREVRRSIFALRPIDLERYGFLESVRRYAQAFAEQAGFRVQLSLPERVGLSQASELVLFRVLQEALTNAAKHGKPSRVEVELLPLGERGARLVVRDNGKGFQNAEARGLGGFGLTQMRERVEARGGRFQVRSEPGKGTEVVAEVPY, encoded by the coding sequence ATGGCTAGCCACAGCCTTTACCGATTGGTGCGCTTGGCCCAGCGGCTTTTGCCGCCCCTGATCGCTTCGGTGGTGGTGGTCTTTGAGCTGGCCCTTCTGCCCTACCGGCACGTGGATAGCCTCCTTTGGCTACGGCTCGGCTTTTACGGCTTGGTGGGCCCTCTGGTCACCTATGCGGTGCTGGAGTGGATCGCCCAGGAAACCCTGGAGAAGGTGCGGGCGGAAAGGGCCTTGGAGGAGGCGAACCGCCGCCTTTTGGCGGCCGGTAGGGTGTTCCGGGAGGCCTTGGAGAGCGAGAACCTCGAGGAGGCGGTCTCCCGGATCGCCCGGGCTTTGGGGGAAACCCTGGGGTATCCCGTGGCCCTCGAGGCCGAGGGGGTGCATGCCGGGGAGGAGTGCGGGGGAATGCGGGTGGAGCTTCCGGGTTTGAGAGGGTACCTGGAGGCCTGTTCCCCGGAGCCGGAAAGGGTCTTCTTGGAGGTGCTGGCCCACGAGGTGGCGGGAGCCTTGCAATCCGTGGTGGCCCGAAGCCGGGACCGGCTCACCCTCTTTGAGGTGGACCAAGCCCTCAAGGCTGAGGCCAACCTGGACCGGCTTCTGGAAGGGCTTCTGGAGAGGATCCAGGCCTGGGCGGAGGCGGAGGGGGGAGGGGTTCTCCTCATGGACGAGGAGGGGTTCTTGGTACCCCGGGTGGTGCGGAACCTGGCCCTACCCTCCCACCCCTTCCTGCCGGATGGGGTGTGGAAGGGGAGCCTCGAGGGGCCGGTGTTCGTGGAGGAGGACACCCTGGCCCTGCCCCTAAAGGCCAGGGAGACGGTGGGGGTGCTGGTCCTCAAGGGCAAGGGCCTTTCCCGGCGCATTCCCTTCCTCTCCTTCCTGGCCTCCCAGGTGGCCTTGGCGGTGCGCAACGCCCAGGCGTACCTGAGGGCAGAGGAGCTGGCCATCAACGAGGAGCGCACCCGCATCGCCCGGGAGATCCACGACGGCATCGCCCAGAGCCTGGCCTTCATGGCCTTGAAGCTGGACCTGGCGGAAAGGCTCCTTCCCAAGGACCAGGAAGCGGCCCTGAAGGCCTTGGCCGAGGTGAAGGAAACCCTTAGGGCGCAGATCCGGGAGGTGCGCCGGAGCATCTTTGCCCTGAGGCCCATCGACCTGGAGCGCTACGGTTTCCTGGAGTCCGTGCGCCGCTATGCCCAGGCCTTTGCCGAGCAGGCGGGCTTTCGGGTGCAGCTTTCCCTACCTGAGAGGGTGGGGCTTTCCCAGGCCAGCGAGCTGGTCCTCTTCCGGGTTCTGCAGGAGGCCCTCACCAATGCCGCCAAGCACGGAAAGCCTAGCCGGGTGGAGGTGGAACTCCTCCCCTTAGGGGAGAGGGGGGCGCGGCTTGTGGTCCGGGATAATGGAAAGGGATTCCAAAATGCCGAGGCCCGAGGTTTAGGCGGGTTTGGCCTCACCCAGATGCGGGAGCGGGTGGAGGCCCGGGGTGGGCGTTTCCAGGTGCGCTCGGAGCCGGGGAAGGGTACGGAGGTGGTGGCGGAGGTTCCCTACTAG